The genomic window ACAAACAGTGAAAACTGCCACCATGAGCAGCACTAGACCAGAGAACTCCACCTCACCTACACCGACTGAGGGCCAGAAGAGAAAGAGGGGAAGGCCAAAGAAGCAGCCACAGGTGAGGGCACATCATCTGAAGAGGCTGCCTGGGAATGCTCTGTGATTAGCCTGGGGGAATTTTCAGGCagccctgggaagcagctcaCTAACAAAGAACAAGGGAAGCAGAAATGCTCGGTGGTAACTGTTAttgctgctcagcacagcagcaggatgtGTACCCTGGGGAGTCTCAGTCATTGGCCCCAGAGGGGCCTTAGATGTGACAGGCTGTGACAGTTCAGGCCGGGGAACCTGTGAGAGGAGCTGACCAGATCTCCAACCTGACACTAGACTCTGTTCCACTTTGGAGACTTTCAGGTGTTGTCACCCTGTTTACACATCAATAGTTAGAATGGAGAAGGCCTCATTCCAGGAACCTTGTCCAGTGTTATTGAGACTTACTCATTTCCCCAGCCCAAAAGGCAAAGGAGTAGGAGTATTGCTGGCCATCTTCTACTGCACCTCACAGCTGGCAAAGCAGAGACAACCAGCCATTTAGTGGTCCAGGTGCTATTATTGGGGTAAGGCAGTCTGAGGCACATCAGAATGAGAAGCTATAAGTTGCTCCAGGGATCATCCTgcttaattgtttttttttctccttttatctcAGAAGGATACTGTGGAACCACTGGCAGAGAAGAAATCACGAGGAAGGCCAAAAGGAAGCAAGAAAATGACTACTGTAACTGAGGAAATGGTAAGACTGGATGGTTCATGTTCTTTTATGTTGGAGAGAGAAGGTGGCTGCCACTTCTGGAAGCATTGCTAGAGGGACAAGCAAGGAGGTTTCTCATAGCTTAAAGCCTAGTGAAAGTTGCCCCTAGTTCAGCTCAATTTTAATTGCCACTGTTAGACAAACCAGTTATTGTGGTTTAATCTTAACTCACCTCCcagccttcctgtgctgccactgcctgtTCAGCAGCTTCCTTCCAGCACTTCTCCACCACTGCCAGATAATCACAACCAGCACAGTCTGGCAGGTGTTTCCTCCTCAACTATCctcagcttttgctttttctgctaCTTGGGAGACAAGACCTTTGTACAAAGGTCACCTTGACCGAGTTCAGTGTATTAGTCACAGTGCCCAGCAAATATGAGAATGAAAgtattttcccccctttgttTTCAATAAAGGCAGAACCTCCTGCTGGCAAGAGGGGAAGAGGGAGGCCTCGCAAGTGGGTGAGTATTGTGTTTAgtccttttccccttctccagtCACAGATCCTGGGGAACTTCCAGTTGTGTTTGCTCTCCCCAGGCTCTATATCTGGCCTGGCAATCATTGGGGAAGCTCTGACTGCCTTCCTGATCACTTCTAAGATTCAGGGCCCAAAGAATTCTGAGAGCCCAGAAGAGGTGCTGGACTTAATGCAAGACATACTGGACTTAGCATGTCAGTTTTTCCTCAAAAGGGGAAACTTAAAATTaagctgaaagagaaatttGATAAATGGAGaaactttgatttctttt from Pithys albifrons albifrons isolate INPA30051 chromosome 3, PitAlb_v1, whole genome shotgun sequence includes these protein-coding regions:
- the LOC139669276 gene encoding high mobility group protein HMGI-C-like, whose protein sequence is MSSTRPENSTSPTPTEGQKRKRGRPKKQPQKDTVEPLAEKKSRGRPKGSKKMTTVTEEMAEPPAGKRGRGRPRKWPQAVVQEGESQEGNSQGSSDSNLNSAPATQDLRSGITGKDGSRSGKTAGLKRSPSTFSATAE